Genomic DNA from Actinomycetes bacterium:
CGCTACCAGGTGCTCGGCGACCTCACCTTCCACGGCGTCACCCGCAGCGTCGAGGGCGAGGTGGCCGTGGACCTCCCCGACGAGCGGACCCTGGTCGTGGAGGGGGAGCAGGTCTTCGACGTCAGGGCGTTCAACCTGGAGCCACCGAAGATCCTGCTGCTCCGCGTGCATCCGGACGTGACGGTACGCGTGCGCGTCGTCGCCGAGCGGGAGGACTAGGGGAGGGGACGGTGCACGAGCTCGGGCTGTGCGAGGCGATCATGGACGCGGTCGAGCGCCGGGCCGCAGGCCGGCGGGTGACCCGCGTGCGCGTCCGGATCGGGACGCTGCACCGGGTCGTCGAGCCCGCGCTGGACCAGGCGTTCTCGCTCGTGGCCGGGGGAACGGTGGCCGAGGGGGCCGCCGTCGACCTGGTCACGGTCAAGCAGCGGGCCGCCTGCCTGGCCTGCGGGCACGAGACCGAGTCCGACGAGCAGGTGGCCACCTGCCCCGCCTGCGGGGCGACCGAGCTCGAGGCCGACTGGGCCGAGGCAGCCGTGGCGGAGGCCTTGTCGGGCGAGCGCCATGAGGACCCCGAGCTGGCCCGGCACCAGGTGGGCGCCGAGCACCGCAGCCGCGAGCAGCAGGTGCTCGACCGGATCGACCGGGCCAGGCGGCGCAAGGCACGGGTCAAGGACGAGCGCATCACCCTGGCCCACGGGGCCGGCGGCAAGGCCACCCACACCCTGATCGAGGCCGTGTTCCTGGAAGCGTTCCGCAACCCGCTGCTCGAACCGCTCGAGGACCAGGCGGTGTTCACCGCGGGCGGCGCCCGGCTCGCGTTCACCACCGACTCCTTCGTGGTCTCGCCCCTGTTCTTCCCGGGCGGGGACATCGGCGAGCTGGCTGTCAACGGCACCGTGAACGACCTGGCCATGTCCGGGGCGCGCCCGCTGCACCTGTCGGCCGGCTTCATCCTCGAGGAGGGCTTCCCCGTCGCCGACCTGGAGCGGATCGCCCGGTCGATGGCAGCCGCCGCCGCCGCGGCCGGCGTGCAGGTCGTCACCGGCGACACCAAGGTGGTGCAGCGGGGCAAGGCCGACGGCTGCTACGTCACCACCGCCGGGGTCGGGGTGCTCGAGCGGCCCGTGTCCCTGGGCGCGGCCAACGCCCGTCCCGGCGACGCGGTGATCGTCTCCGGACCCGTCGGCGACCACGGGATCACGGTGATGCTCGCCCGCGGGGAGCTCGACATCGAGTCCGACGTCGAGTCCGACACGGCCCCGCTGGCCGGGCTGGTCGACCGGCTCCTGGACGCCACCTCCGGGGTGCGCTGCCTGCGCGACGCCACCCGGGGCGGCGTTGCCACCATCCTCAACGAGGTGGCCAGGGCGTCGGAGGTTGCCGTGGTGGTCGACGAGGACACGGTCCCGGTGCGCCCAGAGGTCCGGGGCGCGTGCGAGATCCTCGGCCTGGACCCGCTGTATGTCGCCTGCGAGGGACGGCTGGTGGCGGTGGTGGACGGCGGCGAGGCGGACGCGGCCGTCCAGGCGCTCCGCTCCCACCCGCTGGGGGAGGGCGCCGCGGTCATCGGCCGGGTCAAGGACGACCCGCCCACCCTCGTGCTGCTCAAGACCGAGTTCGGCGGCACCCGCATCGTCGACATGCTGATCGGCGATCCGCTGCCGAGAATTTGCTGAGGCGGGGTGGTCGGCGGGTCCGGCGGCGGGCTTACCTGGCGCGGTCGCGGGCGCCGGCCACGGCCGCCTGGCCGAGGGAGATGCCCCCGTCGTTGGGGGGCACCCGGCCGTGGACGAGCACGCGGAACCCGCGCCCGGACAGGGCCGCCACCGCCGCCTCGGAGAGCAGCAGGTTCTGGAACACCCCGCCCGACAGGGCGACCGTAGCGACCCCGGTCCGCTCCCGCAGCAGCTCGCAGGCGTCCACGACCACGCGCGCCATCCCCTGGTGGAAGCGGGCGGCGACCACGGCCCGGCTGGAACCGGGCCACCGCGCCCGGCTCACCCTCCACCTCCACGAGCACGCCCCGGGCGTCGTTGCCCACGAACCCGCCCAGCCCGAGCCGGCTCGCCAGCGCGTGCGCGAACGGCCGGAACCCCACCCCCTGCACGATCCCCTCGACCCTGAGCCTGACCCGTACGCACCCCGGCTTGGTGGTGGTCATGGGCGCGTCCTCCTCCCGCGCGAGGGTCCGGGTGCGCCCGCCGCGCCCACGGCCGTCCCTTGCCGGCCCGGCCCACCTGCCAGGGCGGCGAGCCAATCCTACCGGCCACCTCGCACGCCGGATCGCTCCAGGTCAGGCACGCAGCTGTTGTCCAACTTCGCGCTTCTCGGGAGATCGCTCGGAATCCGCCAGAATCCAGCGGATCCTCCTGGTGCTTTCGTTATTGTCACCTTATTGTCACTTCTAGCACTTCGCGCGAGAATGGCCTCCTTAGCGTCCTTGTGAAGCGGGCGTGTTCACTCACCGGAGTGCCGGTAGTGCCGGTGGTGCCAGAAGGGGGGGCGAACCCGTGAAGGTGCGGTTGGTCCTGGTTGTGGGCCTGGTGACGAGTTTGGCGCTGGTTGCGGTGCCGGTCGGGGCGGCGGGCCAGACGTCGGGAACGGTGCTGGCGGGTCAGGGTGACGCCGAGCGGATTGCCCGCGAGACGGTTGCGGCGGTGAGGGCCAGTGAACAGGGCGCGCTCGCCACGTCCTTGGCTCCACTGACGCCCACGCAGCAGCGGCGGCTCGCGGTGACAGGCGCGCTGGCGGGGCGGTGGACGAGTTGCCAGCTGCCAGAGGGTTTCAATCCGGTGCACGCCTCGGTCCTGCCCGATGGCTCGGTGCTGCTGATGGCAGGGTCGGGCAACCTCCCGGCGCAGCTCGCGGCCGGCCAGTTCCAGAGCTACATCTTCTATCCTGAGACGTGCAACAGCTACCGGGTGAGCACTCCTGGCGACATGTTCTGCAGCGGTCATGCCATGCTGCCGAACGGGAACATCCTGGTGGCTGGGGGCACCAAGCGGTACGACCCCTTCTACGGTCTGCGGACGAGCTATGAGTACGACTGGGTGAACAAGCGGTTTGTCCGTCTGCCCCCGATGGCTGGTGGCCGCTGGTACCCAGGGGCCACCGAGCTCGGCAACGGCGACGTCTTTGTGATCTCCGGCCTGAACGAAGTGGGCGGTCTCAATACCCGACCGGAGGTGTACCACGCTCGTAGTCGCACCTGGAGCGTTGCTCCGTACAGGATGAGCGTGCCAACCTATCCCCACATGCTGCCAACGGCTGGCGGACGGCTCTTCTTCACCGGCGTGGCGTTCGGTGGGTTGGCGGTGCGGGTGGGATTCTTGCAGCCCCTGACCGGCGGCTTTCAAGCAGTGGGCGGGCTCGACACCAACCGGCGCAATCAGGGGGCGTCATTCTTCGTGCCCTTCAGCCAGGGGCGCAAGGTGATGGTGGCCGGCGGCGGGGTCGCCACCACGGCGCTGATCGATCTCTACGCCTCGCCCAACCCCGTGTACAAGCTGGGGCCAAGTTTGAACGGGGCGAAGTACTACCTGTCGCATGCGACCCTGTTCGACGGCCGGGTGCTGCTGGCAGGCGGCCAGGACCTGCGGGGCGCCCCGGTCTACACGGCGCAGCTCTACGAGCCGACGTCCAACCGCATGCAGGCGGTGGCTCCAACCTCGGCGGCCCACCAGTACCACTCCAACATGTGGGTGGACAGGACCGGCCGGGCCGTCCTGCTGGGTGGCAATCCGGCGCGCGGCAGGGTACAACGGCTGGTCGAGCGGTTCGAGCCTTGGTATGTCAACGTGGCAGACCGGCCGGTGATCACCTCGGCGCCGGCCACCATCGCCCACAACCGGGCGTTCACGGTCCAGGTGCGGTTGGCGGCCGGCACCACCCTGACGCGCCTCCGGGTGTTCCGCCTCACCAGTACCACCCACCAGTCCGGCGCAGCGGAAGGCGACTTCACGCTCAGCGCGGTGAGCACGTCAAGCGGACCGGGGTGGTCGCTGACCACGAGCTCCAACCTGACCCCGCCGGGCTACTACTATCTGGTGGCAGTGGACTCACGCGGCGTTCCAGCACAGGCCAGGATGATCAAAGTCACCTGACCCTAAAGGCTGCGGGCGGCTTCCAGGCTGCGCCAACAGGTGGAGCCGGACTGGCGGGCTTGCCTTCGTCGCGTATGGAACTCCCAGGTCACCGCATCCTGAGCCCATCCGACACGAACTGCTCGATGTCCGGATCCGGCTAGCCTGCGAGCTCGAACAGCTGGTATCCCTGACATCATGCCCGCCGTCTCCGCGGTCGTTACGACCGGGATCTACTGCCGACCGGTTTGTCCGGCCCAGCCTCGGGCTGACAACGTCAGATCGTTTCCGCTGGCCGCCGCCGCCGAGGCCGCAGGCTACCGGGCTTGCCTGCGCTGCCGGCCCTACCGCGCGCCGCAGTCCGTGGCCTGGACCGGCCCGGAGCTGGTGTGCCGGGCCGTGCAGCTGATCCTCGACGGCGCGCTCGACGGAGGAACCGAGGCCCAGCTCGGTCGCCGACTTGGCGTGTCGGCGCGGCATCTCCGTCGCCTCTTCACGGCCCACCTCGGGGTGACGCCCGACGGGCTGGCACGCTCGGCGCGGACGCATTTCGCTCGTCGGCTGCTTGACGATACTGATCTCACGATTACCGAAATCGCCTTCGCGGCGGGCTTCGGGAGCCTGCGCCAGTTCAACCGTGCCTGCCAGGACGTGTTCCGGGCGTCGCCACGCGTGCTGCGTGCGAAGCGCCGCAAGACCGATCGGCTCGTCGCCGACGGCGGCCTCGTGCTGCGCCTGCCGTTCCACGGCACGCTCGACTGGGGCGCGACGGTCACCTACTTCGCGGCACGAGCGACTCCAGGCGTCGAGCATGCCTCGGACGGGATCTATCGACGGACCATCACGATCGGTGGCGACCCGGGCGTTCTCGAGCTGTACCCGGGGGGTGATGACCATCTCATCCTTCGCGCCCATCTGCCGCACTGGGAAGAGCTGATGCACATGGTCAACCGTGCGCGGCGCATCGCGAACATCGACTTCGACCTGCACGAGCCAGCACGTCACCTCGCCGCCGATCCGATCATGGGGCCGTTTCTGCGAGCCCGCCCGGGCGTTCGCCCTCCCGGCACGTTCGATCCGTTCGAGACTGGCGTTCGCGCGATCATCGGTCAGCTGATCAGCATCGCCGCCGCGAACACGATCACGGGGCGCCTGGTGGAGCGGCTCGGCACTCCGGTCCCCGGACTCCAGCGCATCGGCCTCACCCACACGTTCCCCCCGCCGGACACCCTCGCCGCCGCCGACCTCAGTGGCCTCGGGCTCACACGCGCAAGGCAGGGCGCCATCCGCGCGTTCGCGCAGGCCGTCGCCGAGGACGCCGTCCGTCTCGACCGCAGCGTCAGCCTCGATCGGCTCATCGCCTCCATCAGCCAGCTCGAAGGCATCGGGCCCTGGACCGCGCACTACCTTGCCCTCCGGCTTGGTGAACCCGATGCCTGGCCGATGAACGACCTCGGCCTTCAACGCGCCCTCCCCGGCAACGCCCGCAATTCGGACAGCGCGCTCGCCGAGCTCGCCGAACGCTGGCGGCCGTGGCGGGCCCTGGCGGCGGCGCATCTCTGGATGGCCGACGGTGGGCGGCAGGTTCCCGTCGCCGGGACGGTGCGGGCCTGACCTGCTGTACAAAGACGAGCCCATGCCGCACCGCCGACGATGCGGACTGGAGACAAGGGAGCAGAGTAGCCGTGGATGACATCAAGATCCTGACGGACCTCAACGAGCGGTTCGTCGACGCGTTCCGCAAGGGCTCGTGGGATCTTCTCCAGCCGATCCTCTCGCCCGGCTTTTCGTACCTCGACGGAGCCACTGGAGAGGTCTGGCCCATAGATCGGTACATCACGGACCTGGAGGGCAACCCGCTGCCGACCATCGACATCGACCAGGTGCGGGTCCACGTTGACGGTGACACGGCGGTCGTCGCAGCGCGCAGCGTCACCCGCCCGGGTAGGTTCAACCGCTACGTCGACACCTACGAGCGTCGCGACGGTCGCTGGCTCTGCCTCCACGCCTGCGTCTGGCCCCTCCAGAAGCGCTGACGCTGGCCGCCGGGCCTGACTCGACGCCGTGATTCTGTCCGAAAACGGCGAGCAATCGGTGATGTCTGCAGACAGGCTCGACTCCGGGATCGACCCTCTGCCGCGCATTCGTTCCGCGAGCTCCACATCGAGAAGGGAGATCACTGATGAAGCGCAATCAGCTCCGCAGAACGGTGTATCGGACAGCGTTCATGGTGCCCGTCCTGCTCCTCGCCGCCGGTGTGACGCCACAGGCACGGGCCGACCAAGCCCACAGACAGACCGTGTACGACGTCACCAACCTCGCATCGCTCGGTGGAACCGCGAGCGGAGGCAGCAGCGTCAACAACCGGGGCTGGATCGCGGGCTTCTCCAATCTGTCGGGGGACCAGACCCGGCACGCCACGCTGTGGCGAGACCGATCGACCGTCGACCTCGGCACCCTCGGCGGGCCGAACAGCTCCGTGGTCTGGCCGGTGAAGAACAACCGGGGCGTGATCGCCGGGATCGCCGAGACCGCCGAGATCGATCCCCTGGGGGAGGCCTGGAGCTGCTCGGCATTCTTCCCTGGCGAGCCGACCGGCCATACCTGTCTCGGGTTTGTATGGGAATCGGGCGAGATGCGGGCGCTTCCCACGCTGGGGGGCAACAATGGCTTTGCCACCGGCGTCAACAAGCGGGGCCAGGTGGTCGGGTGGGCGGAGAACACCGTGCAGGATCCCACCTGCAATCCACCCCAGGTCCTCCAGTTCCGCGCCGTCATCTGGGGACCCCGAGAAGGCCGGATCCAGGAGCTCCCTCCGCTCCCCGGCGACACGGTGACCGCCGCCACGGCGATCAATGACCGGGGCCAGGTGGTCGGTATCTCGGGCATCTGCGACAACGCCGTCGGACGGTTCAGCGCCCGTCACGCCGTGCTCTGGGACAATGGGACGGTGACCAACATCGGCAACCTCGGCGGCGTCGCCTGGCATACGCCCATGGCCGTCAATCACCGCGGGGAAGTCGTCGGCTTCTCCAACCTGCCCGGCGACGAGGGCGGCCGCTTCAAGGCACACGCGTTCCTCTGGACCGAACGCGATGGCATGATCGATCTCGGCACGCTCCCGGGAGACACGACCAGCCAGGCCTTGGGCATCAACGCCCGGCGCCAGGTCGTCGGCCTTTCGTGCGGCGCAAGCGGCTGTCGGGCGTTCCTCTGGGAAGACCGTGTCATGACCGACCTCAACACGCTCGTTGCGCCCGGCTCTGCCGGTCACCTCGTCTCCGCCGGTGACATCAACGATGCAGGCGTGATCACCGGTGAAGCCCTCGATCAGGAGACCGGCGAAAGTCTGGCCTTCGTGGCAACCCCGATCCGCGGTCATGGCAAAGCTAGCACGGCGGCTGAGCAGGCCCGCTAGGTTGGCAACCGCAGGCTCACCTGCCCATTCGTCAGAGGAGCCACGCCGACCGAGGATTCTCCGAGGTGCCTGATGCGACTCGACGAGATCATGCCCAGACATGAGTTCAACGAGGCTTATAGATCGCGGTCTCCGCTCCGCCGGGTCGGGTGCTGGACGCGGTCAAGCAGGTGACACCGGGCGAGGTGAGGGTGTCGGTGATGCGATCTTCATGCGGGTACCCGGTGGCGCCAGCGGCCCAGGCAGCTCAGCGCGCCAGCGGCCCGGTCGACATCCCCCACCCGGGTGGCGAGCCGTCGACCACGACTGCTCGCCGCAGCGGGCCAGTTCCCCAGCTGGTCACCCGGCCGGCCAGGGTGGTGATGCACCTGCCGTCAGGCTGGCAGGACCCAGGGCGGCCAGCCCGGCCCGCAGCAGGTCCAGGCTGTCGCCCTTGGAGAAGCTGATGGTGTGCCGGCCGGCGTTCACTGGGCGGCTTGGACGCGTGTGCGGTGAGGCGGCACGAACTGTCGATCTTTGGATCAGGGGTAGAGGCCCCCGGTGCCTTGACTATTGCGCACGAATCGTCCAAAGATGCGCCGTCCGTCCTCTAGCGTCCGAGAAGGGAGAAATTCGTACCAGTTGCATAGTTCGACACGCTCGGCAGGGTTCGGCTCTGGCTCAGGGACTCGGCTCGGCCGGACCCTCCTCGGTCGTTCGAGGGAGACCGCCTTGGCAAATATTCGACAGCGAGTTCTCGCCGCGAAGAAATTGGGCTTCGTAGCCGTCGTGGGGCTCGTACTCGCACTCGGTGCGGTGTTCCTACCCGCGAGCGCTCAGGTCACCGACCTTTCCGTCGAAGTCGTCTCGTCCGGGTGCCGGGATGGGGCGCCTTATCTCGACTTCCGCGTTACCAACACCAGCACCTCCTCCTACACGCTTGTCGGAGTTGGATTCGTCGCTCCGAGCGGTGAGACCGCCGAAGTCACCACCGGCGGCGCCGGGTACTTCATCCTTCAGGGCAATACCACGATGACGTTCTCCCCGACCTTCTCCGAGGTCTATGAAGGTCAGACCGTCACCCCATACGTCCACCTCTTTCCTGGCTTCTATAGCGTCGACTTCGTCTACGGGCCGCCGACGACCGTCCCAACGTGTCCTGGCTCGCCCCCCACGACCGGTTCGACGACACCGACGACGGAGCCAACCACCACCGTACCGCCGACGCCCACGACCCGGCCTGTGAGTTGCGACTGCGAGGACCAGCAGCTGA
This window encodes:
- a CDS encoding YceI family protein, with amino-acid sequence RYQVLGDLTFHGVTRSVEGEVAVDLPDERTLVVEGEQVFDVRAFNLEPPKILLLRVHPDVTVRVRVVAERED
- the hypE gene encoding hydrogenase expression/formation protein HypE, with translation MGAEHRSREQQVLDRIDRARRRKARVKDERITLAHGAGGKATHTLIEAVFLEAFRNPLLEPLEDQAVFTAGGARLAFTTDSFVVSPLFFPGGDIGELAVNGTVNDLAMSGARPLHLSAGFILEEGFPVADLERIARSMAAAAAAAGVQVVTGDTKVVQRGKADGCYVTTAGVGVLERPVSLGAANARPGDAVIVSGPVGDHGITVMLARGELDIESDVESDTAPLAGLVDRLLDATSGVRCLRDATRGGVATILNEVARASEVAVVVDEDTVPVRPEVRGACEILGLDPLYVACEGRLVAVVDGGEADAAVQALRSHPLGEGAAVIGRVKDDPPTLVLLKTEFGGTRIVDMLIGDPLPRIC
- a CDS encoding galactose oxidase early set domain-containing protein: MKVRLVLVVGLVTSLALVAVPVGAAGQTSGTVLAGQGDAERIARETVAAVRASEQGALATSLAPLTPTQQRRLAVTGALAGRWTSCQLPEGFNPVHASVLPDGSVLLMAGSGNLPAQLAAGQFQSYIFYPETCNSYRVSTPGDMFCSGHAMLPNGNILVAGGTKRYDPFYGLRTSYEYDWVNKRFVRLPPMAGGRWYPGATELGNGDVFVISGLNEVGGLNTRPEVYHARSRTWSVAPYRMSVPTYPHMLPTAGGRLFFTGVAFGGLAVRVGFLQPLTGGFQAVGGLDTNRRNQGASFFVPFSQGRKVMVAGGGVATTALIDLYASPNPVYKLGPSLNGAKYYLSHATLFDGRVLLAGGQDLRGAPVYTAQLYEPTSNRMQAVAPTSAAHQYHSNMWVDRTGRAVLLGGNPARGRVQRLVERFEPWYVNVADRPVITSAPATIAHNRAFTVQVRLAAGTTLTRLRVFRLTSTTHQSGAAEGDFTLSAVSTSSGPGWSLTTSSNLTPPGYYYLVAVDSRGVPAQARMIKVT
- a CDS encoding helix-turn-helix domain-containing protein, whose amino-acid sequence is MPAVSAVVTTGIYCRPVCPAQPRADNVRSFPLAAAAEAAGYRACLRCRPYRAPQSVAWTGPELVCRAVQLILDGALDGGTEAQLGRRLGVSARHLRRLFTAHLGVTPDGLARSARTHFARRLLDDTDLTITEIAFAAGFGSLRQFNRACQDVFRASPRVLRAKRRKTDRLVADGGLVLRLPFHGTLDWGATVTYFAARATPGVEHASDGIYRRTITIGGDPGVLELYPGGDDHLILRAHLPHWEELMHMVNRARRIANIDFDLHEPARHLAADPIMGPFLRARPGVRPPGTFDPFETGVRAIIGQLISIAAANTITGRLVERLGTPVPGLQRIGLTHTFPPPDTLAAADLSGLGLTRARQGAIRAFAQAVAEDAVRLDRSVSLDRLIASISQLEGIGPWTAHYLALRLGEPDAWPMNDLGLQRALPGNARNSDSALAELAERWRPWRALAAAHLWMADGGRQVPVAGTVRA
- a CDS encoding nuclear transport factor 2 family protein; the protein is MDDIKILTDLNERFVDAFRKGSWDLLQPILSPGFSYLDGATGEVWPIDRYITDLEGNPLPTIDIDQVRVHVDGDTAVVAARSVTRPGRFNRYVDTYERRDGRWLCLHACVWPLQKR